From a single Syntrophales bacterium genomic region:
- a CDS encoding protein-L-isoaspartate(D-aspartate) O-methyltransferase, with translation MIREWKKNSTTTLPGLLPLFFILAMATIHITGKQVLAADQNDAHFLSLRRTMVYEQIIQRGIEDRNVIQAMMHVPRHHFVPKRYISSAYNDTPLPIGHGQTISQPYIVAYMTEVLNLKKENTVLEVGTGSGYQAAILSPLVNKVYTIEIIPELARVAATHLKKPGYNNIECATGDGYYGWADRAPFDAIIVTAAAGHIPPPLLKQLKNGGRLVIPVGGAFMVQNLVLVVKDNEGKITTQNLLPVRFVPLTGKHD, from the coding sequence ATGATAAGAGAGTGGAAGAAAAATTCAACAACAACTTTGCCCGGTTTGTTACCGCTATTTTTCATCTTAGCCATGGCGACGATCCATATAACCGGGAAACAGGTCCTGGCGGCAGACCAGAATGATGCGCACTTTCTGTCCCTAAGAAGGACAATGGTTTACGAGCAGATTATCCAGAGAGGTATTGAAGATCGAAACGTAATCCAGGCCATGATGCATGTCCCCCGCCACCATTTCGTACCGAAAAGGTACATCTCCTCAGCCTACAATGATACACCATTACCCATTGGACATGGACAGACAATTTCCCAGCCATACATCGTGGCGTACATGACAGAAGTCCTGAACCTGAAGAAGGAAAATACAGTTCTTGAAGTCGGAACGGGATCGGGCTACCAGGCTGCCATTCTCTCCCCCTTAGTCAACAAAGTATATACCATTGAGATCATCCCGGAACTGGCCAGGGTGGCAGCGACTCACCTGAAAAAACCGGGCTACAACAATATCGAATGCGCAACGGGCGATGGCTATTACGGTTGGGCCGACCGTGCCCCTTTCGATGCCATCATTGTCACCGCCGCGGCCGGTCATATCCCGCCACCCCTGCTCAAACAACTTAAAAATGGCGGTCGCCTGGTCATCCCTGTGGGGGGCGCCTTTATGGTTCAGAATCTCGTCCTGGTCGTGAAGGATAACGAGGGGAAGATTACCACCCAGAATCTACTGCCGGTCCGTTTCGTCCCCTTAACCGGCAAGCATGATTGA
- a CDS encoding CGGC domain-containing protein encodes MKKVIVVGCSAYMDSGYGCPGEWRCLKAAALGEGNFDEPSQVIAFIRCECPGRTIVPNIGMAMRLSEIKPDVIYLSSCLATAKPACPYVSAEEAAKIIENKTNIKVVLGTHDYH; translated from the coding sequence ATGAAGAAAGTTATTGTTGTCGGTTGCAGCGCCTATATGGACAGTGGTTACGGTTGCCCCGGTGAATGGCGATGCCTGAAGGCGGCAGCGCTCGGGGAAGGTAATTTCGATGAGCCCTCGCAGGTGATAGCCTTTATCCGGTGTGAATGTCCTGGGCGCACCATTGTGCCGAACATAGGTATGGCTATGAGATTATCCGAAATTAAACCGGATGTTATTTACCTTAGCTCATGTCTGGCAACCGCCAAACCGGCATGCCCCTACGTCAGTGCCGAGGAAGCAGCTAAGATCATAGAGAACAAAACGAATATCAAAGTGGTATTGGGAACACACGATTATCATTAG
- a CDS encoding ATP-binding protein, with the protein MPFFSSFFTFQKKGWNLKTKFYLISGFLILMMMLIIAFSIYREYRLTTEDSERQKKELAEVFAIPITNALISSKELDPVQGESLLDNYIARIMANKNLKIGYVIVTDISGKIIRESHLQRYRRNYPDRISLQSAAVDKTIIRRYKGTDEIIEVSTPLTGRFEKLGTLRIGFSLESLQSRLFERYLVKRYKEMILISVGLIALNFIVVHALILNIIKPILKLTDDLREVSRGNLSIRSTISHRNEIGFLSQAFNSMMDSLNQARKEIERTHAHMLQTEKMAAMGKLAAGLAHEINNPLGGVLTCLETLRQNFQDEQMRAKYLDLIHSGLERIRRTVKQLLNFGKQRSFQLEPTDINALMNRTLEVTSHQLSSNNISLHRDLDQSLSRIMVDPHQLLQVFVNLILNAIQAMPEGGDLWIKTAQENGRVKIAIRDNGCGIPEENLDRIFDPFFSTKDPGQGTGLGLSVSYGIIHDHGGKIEVESEKGMGSEFTILLPLDYLEEKVQQSSS; encoded by the coding sequence ATGCCTTTCTTTTCTTCCTTTTTTACTTTTCAAAAAAAAGGGTGGAATCTGAAGACGAAATTCTACCTCATCTCCGGTTTTCTCATTTTAATGATGATGTTGATCATAGCTTTTTCTATTTATCGAGAGTATCGTTTAACTACAGAAGATTCAGAACGGCAGAAGAAGGAGCTGGCAGAGGTGTTTGCTATTCCTATTACTAATGCCTTGATCTCTTCTAAAGAGTTGGATCCGGTGCAGGGGGAAAGTTTACTTGATAACTATATTGCCCGTATAATGGCTAACAAAAACTTGAAAATCGGGTATGTTATCGTTACCGATATATCGGGTAAGATAATAAGAGAGAGTCATTTACAGAGATACAGGAGAAATTATCCGGACAGGATTTCTTTACAATCTGCCGCCGTTGATAAAACAATCATCCGGAGGTACAAAGGTACCGATGAGATTATAGAAGTTTCTACCCCCCTGACCGGACGATTTGAGAAACTGGGCACTCTGAGAATTGGATTCTCTCTGGAGAGTCTGCAGAGCAGGCTGTTTGAACGGTACCTGGTTAAACGGTATAAAGAGATGATCCTCATATCTGTTGGGTTGATAGCCCTTAATTTCATCGTTGTCCACGCCTTAATCCTGAATATTATCAAACCTATCCTGAAATTAACCGATGACCTGAGAGAGGTGAGCAGGGGAAATCTATCCATCCGTTCTACCATCAGCCACAGGAATGAAATAGGTTTTCTTAGTCAGGCCTTCAATTCCATGATGGATAGCCTCAATCAGGCAAGAAAAGAGATCGAGCGTACCCATGCCCACATGCTTCAAACGGAGAAGATGGCAGCTATGGGGAAGCTGGCGGCTGGCCTGGCCCATGAAATCAATAATCCCCTGGGAGGTGTCCTTACCTGCCTTGAAACCCTCAGACAAAACTTCCAGGATGAACAGATGAGGGCCAAATACCTTGATCTTATCCATTCGGGCCTGGAACGGATACGAAGAACCGTCAAGCAACTTTTGAATTTCGGTAAGCAGAGGAGTTTTCAGCTCGAGCCCACGGATATTAATGCCTTGATGAACCGGACACTGGAGGTAACTTCCCATCAACTTTCTTCAAATAACATCTCCCTCCATAGAGACCTTGATCAAAGTCTTTCCAGAATCATGGTGGATCCCCATCAGTTGCTCCAGGTCTTTGTGAATCTTATCTTAAATGCCATCCAGGCTATGCCGGAGGGGGGGGATCTCTGGATTAAAACCGCCCAGGAAAACGGGAGAGTAAAGATTGCGATAAGGGATAATGGATGCGGAATCCCGGAAGAGAACCTGGACCGGATATTTGATCCCTTTTTCAGCACAAAAGATCCGGGACAGGGAACCGGGCTTGGCCTTTCCGTCAGTTACGGTATCATTCATGACCACGGTGGTAAGATCGAGGTGGAAAGCGAAAAAGGTATGGGAAGCGAATTTACCATTCTTTTACCCCTCGATTATCTGGAGGAGAAAGTTCAGCAATCGTCTTCTTAA
- a CDS encoding sigma-54 dependent transcriptional regulator, which yields MEKGRILLIDDEPILLVTVSDALAKAGYKVEVAESGQKGLAIFQGESFDMVIVDMVLPDISGINILKEIKSLSPETMVVMITAYGTVEKAVEAMKLGAHDFITKPFSLDELVLKIRNINIFQCLKDENIYLRQQVEEKYHFGNLIGKSHKMQDIYERIQIVAETDTTVLIQGESGTGKELVANAIHYNSRRKSGPFIKVSCAALSETILESELFGHERGAFTGAIRRKPGRFELADQGTLFLDEIGDISPAVQVKLLRVLQEREFERVGGSKTIHVDVRIISATRYDIQTVKSERLREDMYYRLNTIKIQLPSLRERKEDIPLLAKYFLHEFKMKTAKNILGFTEGALDLLEQYEWPGNVRELRNVVERAVAFCRTEKIQIADLTKDIREICLKKKKYLDRRVETLDEVLKAVEKEHLRKILEEAQGRKSKAAELLGISRKTLWEKMKEHQIVESATS from the coding sequence ATGGAGAAGGGAAGGATTTTGCTTATAGATGATGAACCTATCTTACTGGTGACCGTCTCCGATGCCCTGGCCAAAGCGGGATATAAGGTTGAGGTGGCGGAGTCCGGCCAAAAAGGACTTGCGATATTTCAAGGGGAATCCTTTGACATGGTAATAGTTGACATGGTTCTGCCGGACATATCGGGGATAAATATACTTAAAGAGATAAAAAGCCTCTCCCCGGAAACCATGGTAGTTATGATTACCGCTTATGGCACGGTAGAGAAGGCTGTAGAGGCTATGAAGTTGGGGGCACACGACTTTATTACCAAACCCTTTTCTCTTGATGAACTGGTTTTGAAGATCCGGAATATCAACATTTTTCAGTGTTTGAAAGATGAGAATATCTATCTCCGTCAACAAGTGGAGGAAAAATACCATTTTGGCAACCTTATAGGTAAAAGCCATAAGATGCAGGATATCTACGAACGTATCCAGATAGTAGCGGAAACAGACACTACCGTTTTGATTCAAGGTGAGAGTGGTACAGGAAAAGAGTTGGTTGCTAACGCTATTCATTATAACAGCCGTCGCAAAAGTGGTCCGTTCATTAAGGTAAGCTGTGCTGCCCTGTCGGAGACAATCCTCGAGTCAGAGCTCTTTGGCCATGAAAGAGGGGCCTTTACCGGCGCCATCCGAAGAAAACCTGGCCGATTTGAACTGGCAGATCAGGGGACACTCTTTCTGGATGAAATCGGTGACATATCGCCTGCCGTCCAGGTCAAACTTCTACGTGTCCTTCAGGAAAGAGAATTTGAGAGAGTCGGCGGTTCCAAAACCATCCATGTGGATGTAAGGATAATCAGCGCCACAAGATACGACATCCAGACAGTAAAGAGCGAACGTCTTCGAGAGGATATGTACTATCGTTTGAACACAATTAAGATCCAACTCCCCTCTCTCCGTGAACGTAAGGAAGATATCCCTCTTCTCGCCAAATATTTTTTGCATGAGTTTAAGATGAAGACTGCCAAAAATATCCTTGGGTTCACGGAAGGCGCTCTGGATCTGCTTGAACAATACGAATGGCCCGGGAACGTTCGGGAGTTGAGAAATGTTGTGGAGAGGGCGGTAGCTTTCTGTCGGACAGAGAAGATACAGATCGCCGATCTTACTAAGGACATTCGGGAGATTTGCTTGAAGAAAAAGAAGTATCTTGATCGCCGGGTTGAAACCCTCGATGAAGTTTTAAAGGCCGTGGAAAAGGAGCATCTCAGGAAGATACTTGAGGAGGCGCAGGGCCGAAAGAGTAAGGCGGCAGAACTTTTAGGGATAAGTCGCAAGACTCTCTGGGAAAAAATGAAAGAACACCAAATTGTTGAGAGTGCCACCTCTTGA
- a CDS encoding 4Fe-4S binding protein: MFRIQIDEAMCNCCGLCAEVCPNDVLIKRRDGCSPAIGDRECVGCENCVVVCETGALKIIKEDDEVSVGC; this comes from the coding sequence ATGTTCCGTATCCAGATAGACGAGGCGATGTGTAATTGTTGTGGGTTATGCGCAGAGGTATGCCCCAATGATGTGTTGATTAAAAGAAGGGATGGATGTTCACCGGCTATTGGCGATAGAGAATGTGTTGGATGTGAAAATTGTGTGGTAGTCTGTGAAACCGGGGCATTAAAAATTATCAAAGAAGATGATGAAGTTTCCGTAGGGTGTTAG
- a CDS encoding tetratricopeptide repeat protein, protein MKEEVSTEEYIRELKQRSGDDPGCALTHYNLGIALIKQHKWDEAISEFEEAIVESPRLAEAYINLSGIYFQRGDLEKGIDICRKVIEFRSDFAIPYGNIGFAYLQMGEVEKAIDMLKKAVKKDPVFVQAFSSLGSAYFCQGKIEECIENNEKAIGIAPNFAVAHNNLAVAYFEKGEFKKAIHHCDRAIEYGYEVSPELLEELRAFQE, encoded by the coding sequence ATGAAGGAAGAGGTGTCCACTGAAGAGTACATCAGGGAACTGAAGCAGAGATCGGGAGATGACCCGGGATGTGCACTTACCCATTACAACTTGGGGATTGCGCTTATAAAGCAGCATAAGTGGGATGAGGCAATATCCGAGTTTGAAGAGGCGATAGTAGAGAGTCCGCGCCTGGCAGAGGCATACATCAACCTGAGTGGGATATACTTCCAGAGGGGAGATCTGGAAAAGGGGATTGACATCTGCAGGAAAGTCATAGAGTTCAGGTCGGATTTTGCTATTCCCTATGGCAATATAGGCTTTGCCTATCTGCAGATGGGGGAGGTTGAAAAGGCGATTGATATGCTCAAGAAGGCGGTTAAAAAAGACCCTGTGTTCGTTCAGGCCTTCAGCTCCCTGGGGAGCGCCTATTTTTGTCAGGGAAAGATTGAAGAGTGTATTGAAAACAATGAAAAGGCCATTGGAATTGCACCAAATTTTGCGGTTGCCCATAACAACCTCGCTGTTGCCTATTTCGAGAAGGGAGAATTCAAGAAGGCGATCCATCATTGTGACAGGGCGATAGAGTATGGGTATGAGGTATCCCCCGAACTTTTGGAGGAACTGAGAGCATTCCAGGAATAG
- the dsrA gene encoding dissimilatory-type sulfite reductase subunit alpha codes for MAKRKTPMLDELEKGRWPSFVSDMKQEAAAREKTKVDLQTPREACDDLLSLMELSYEDKVGHWKHGGIVGVFGYGGGVIGRYCDQPEQFPAVRDFHTMRVNQPSSYFYTTEHLRKICDLWERRGSGLTNMHGSTGDMILLGTTTPQLEEIFWELTHDLKQDLGGSGSNLRTPNCCIGKARCEFACYDTQHLCHSFTMEYQDELHRPAFPYKFKFKFDGCPNGCVASIARADMSVIGTWRDDIRIDQEAVRAYVGGDFKPNAGAHAGRNWGPFDIEKEVIHLCPTHCMAWDGKNLKINNKECIRCMHCINTMPRALRIGEDTGASILFGAKAPILEGAQLSTLVVPFMKIEEPYDELKELIENVWDWWSEGGKNRERLGEMMQREGLGKLMEVCGLKADPRSIKEPRSNPYIFWKEEDVAGGWERDIKEYRKKHQK; via the coding sequence ATGGCAAAGCGTAAGACTCCTATGCTTGATGAGTTAGAGAAGGGAAGGTGGCCGAGTTTTGTCTCTGATATGAAACAGGAGGCCGCTGCAAGAGAAAAAACGAAAGTTGATTTGCAAACACCGCGGGAGGCTTGTGATGATCTCCTCAGTCTTATGGAGCTCTCCTACGAAGATAAGGTAGGGCACTGGAAACATGGCGGTATCGTAGGTGTCTTCGGGTATGGTGGCGGTGTTATTGGCAGGTATTGTGACCAGCCCGAACAATTTCCGGCGGTGCGAGATTTTCATACCATGCGCGTAAATCAACCTTCCAGTTATTTTTATACCACGGAGCACTTAAGAAAAATATGTGATTTGTGGGAGAGACGGGGTAGCGGCCTCACCAACATGCATGGTTCCACCGGGGATATGATCTTACTGGGGACAACCACACCGCAGTTAGAAGAGATATTCTGGGAGCTTACCCATGACCTCAAACAGGATCTCGGCGGTTCAGGCTCCAATCTCAGGACACCGAATTGCTGTATAGGAAAGGCCCGCTGTGAGTTTGCCTGCTACGATACCCAGCATCTGTGTCATTCCTTTACCATGGAATATCAGGACGAGTTACACAGACCCGCATTTCCGTATAAATTCAAGTTTAAGTTTGATGGTTGTCCCAACGGCTGTGTGGCCTCTATCGCCAGGGCGGACATGTCGGTTATCGGCACCTGGCGGGATGACATCCGCATTGACCAGGAAGCGGTGAGGGCGTATGTAGGAGGCGACTTCAAGCCTAATGCCGGAGCCCATGCCGGTCGGAACTGGGGACCTTTCGATATTGAGAAAGAGGTGATTCATCTCTGCCCCACTCATTGCATGGCCTGGGATGGGAAAAATCTCAAGATCAATAATAAGGAGTGCATTCGGTGTATGCACTGTATCAATACGATGCCCAGGGCCCTGAGGATTGGAGAGGATACCGGAGCATCTATCCTATTTGGCGCCAAGGCCCCAATCTTAGAAGGCGCCCAGCTTTCCACATTAGTTGTTCCGTTTATGAAGATCGAGGAACCGTACGATGAGCTCAAGGAGTTGATTGAAAATGTATGGGATTGGTGGTCTGAAGGGGGGAAAAACCGTGAGCGCCTCGGTGAAATGATGCAGAGAGAGGGTCTCGGGAAACTTATGGAGGTTTGTGGGTTAAAGGCAGATCCTCGATCAATTAAGGAACCAAGATCTAACCCTTACATCTTCTGGAAGGAAGAGGACGTTGCCGGGGGATGGGAGCGGGATATTAAAGAATACAGGAAAAAACACCAGAAATAG
- the dsrB gene encoding dissimilatory-type sulfite reductase subunit beta, with amino-acid sequence MAYNPSDPMKDRITDIGPRNYEDFLPPVIKRNFGRWLYHDILEPGVLVHVSETGEKVYTVRVGGARLMGVQHIREICDIADKHCDGHVRWTTRNNIEFMVDAEAKLKPLMEDLEKRKFAGGSHKFPRGGTGAGLTNIVHTQGWIHCHTPATDASGVVKAVMDELYDDFQKMRFPAQVRISLACCLNMCGAVHCSDIAILGIHRMPPMIDHENLGNMCEIPLAIAACPTGAIKPTTVDGKKSVEVKNERCMFCGNCYTMCPCMPLADEVGSGIALLVGGKLSNRISPPMFSKVVVPFLPNEPPRWPQTVEAIKKILYTYMEDAKKYERLGNWAQRIGWERFFEKTGLPFTEHLIDDYRFAYTTWRTSTQFKF; translated from the coding sequence ATGGCTTATAATCCAAGTGATCCGATGAAGGATAGAATCACCGATATCGGCCCGCGAAACTATGAAGATTTTTTGCCCCCCGTAATCAAGAGGAATTTTGGAAGGTGGTTGTACCATGACATCCTGGAACCAGGTGTGCTTGTGCATGTTTCCGAGACGGGTGAGAAGGTCTACACGGTAAGGGTGGGCGGCGCGCGGCTGATGGGTGTCCAGCATATCCGTGAGATATGCGATATTGCCGATAAACACTGTGATGGGCACGTAAGATGGACTACCCGTAATAACATCGAGTTTATGGTTGATGCCGAGGCAAAATTGAAGCCCCTGATGGAAGACCTTGAGAAGAGGAAATTTGCCGGTGGCTCGCATAAGTTTCCCCGTGGTGGCACCGGCGCCGGTCTCACCAACATTGTTCACACCCAGGGGTGGATCCACTGCCATACTCCGGCTACAGATGCCTCGGGTGTGGTAAAGGCTGTGATGGATGAATTATACGACGACTTTCAGAAGATGAGATTTCCTGCTCAGGTCCGGATATCACTGGCCTGTTGCCTCAATATGTGCGGCGCTGTCCACTGTTCTGATATTGCCATTTTGGGTATTCACCGCATGCCTCCCATGATTGACCATGAGAATCTGGGAAATATGTGCGAGATTCCTTTAGCCATTGCTGCGTGTCCTACGGGAGCCATCAAGCCGACTACGGTGGACGGCAAAAAGAGTGTTGAGGTTAAGAATGAGAGGTGTATGTTCTGCGGTAATTGTTATACGATGTGTCCCTGTATGCCCTTAGCGGATGAAGTGGGAAGTGGTATCGCCCTTTTGGTGGGGGGTAAACTTTCGAACAGGATAAGTCCCCCGATGTTTTCCAAGGTTGTGGTTCCCTTCCTTCCCAATGAGCCCCCCCGCTGGCCGCAGACGGTCGAGGCAATCAAAAAAATCCTCTATACCTATATGGAAGATGCAAAGAAATATGAACGTCTCGGTAATTGGGCTCAGAGGATCGGCTGGGAGAGGTTCTTTGAGAAGACGGGGTTGCCGTTTACAGAGCATCTTATTGACGATTACCGTTTTGCCTACACAACCTGGCGTACCAGCACACAGTTTAAATTTTAA
- a CDS encoding dissimilatory sulfite reductase D family protein, translated as MGIEEDKQLIVETLKGKKAKTKFYLSDFNHIFPDRKPREVKKIVNEMVAEGILEYWSSGSTTMIGLKGAGVQHGAEAREEE; from the coding sequence ATGGGCATAGAAGAGGATAAGCAGCTTATCGTCGAGACACTGAAGGGAAAGAAGGCAAAAACGAAGTTCTATTTGAGTGACTTCAATCATATCTTTCCTGACAGAAAACCGAGGGAAGTAAAGAAGATTGTCAATGAGATGGTAGCTGAAGGTATCCTTGAGTACTGGTCAAGTGGCTCTACTACAATGATCGGTCTTAAGGGCGCAGGTGTGCAACACGGGGCAGAGGCCAGGGAAGAAGAGTAG
- a CDS encoding cobyrinate a,c-diamide synthase, with protein MVIVCPRVVFSALRGNSGKTFLTVGVGACLRHRGKRIAPFKKGPDYIDAAWLGMVTGRPCYNLDVFLMEREGVLSSFLTRVQQTDGALVEGNRGLFDGMNREGSYSTAELAKMLQMPVILIMDCSMTTRTAAAMLLGCQHFDPEVAIKGVILNRIGGTRHETIVRSAIEDSCGVPVLGAVPRIAGGAFPERHMGLVPPPEHPGASRAIDEAARIAARYIDIDRLWEIAEGSPPLDLPDLKGEEKVWSGWPSGQPRIGFIRDSAFWFYYPDNLEALVRLGASLVECSALHDEELPPVDALYIGGGFPETHAGSLAANAGFRRSLHEAVERGLPVYAECGGLMYLGEKLIVGERTFPMVGVFPLDFVLDRIPQGHGYTILEVDQPNPYFPTGEILHGHEFHYSHILDGKEEGLTLALNVRRGYGINGRRDGLCYKNVLATYSHLHASGAKGWARSLFDHALFYKDREDRLSWVGRSTVVNNVPVVTGNSERPAACSRQTL; from the coding sequence ATGGTTATTGTCTGTCCAAGGGTGGTCTTCTCCGCCTTGCGGGGGAACTCAGGTAAGACCTTTTTGACGGTAGGCGTGGGGGCTTGCCTTCGCCATAGGGGGAAGAGAATAGCTCCTTTTAAAAAGGGTCCCGATTATATAGATGCCGCCTGGCTTGGGATGGTTACCGGTCGCCCCTGTTACAATCTGGATGTCTTCCTGATGGAAAGGGAAGGGGTCCTCTCTTCCTTTTTAACCCGTGTGCAGCAGACAGATGGCGCCCTGGTGGAGGGTAACAGAGGTCTTTTCGATGGGATGAACCGGGAGGGAAGTTACAGCACGGCGGAGCTTGCCAAGATGCTCCAGATGCCGGTAATTTTAATTATGGACTGCTCTATGACGACACGCACCGCAGCCGCCATGCTCCTCGGCTGTCAACATTTCGATCCGGAGGTTGCCATAAAAGGCGTTATTCTGAATCGGATCGGGGGGACACGCCACGAGACGATTGTGCGTTCTGCCATAGAAGATAGTTGTGGAGTGCCTGTATTAGGGGCCGTTCCCAGGATAGCCGGGGGAGCCTTTCCGGAAAGACATATGGGGCTGGTGCCACCTCCGGAACACCCGGGAGCTTCCCGGGCCATAGATGAAGCTGCCCGAATCGCAGCCAGATATATTGACATAGATAGATTGTGGGAGATTGCTGAGGGGTCTCCTCCCCTGGACCTTCCTGACCTGAAGGGGGAGGAAAAGGTCTGGTCCGGCTGGCCATCGGGACAGCCGCGGATCGGTTTCATCAGGGATTCTGCCTTCTGGTTCTACTATCCGGATAACCTGGAAGCCCTCGTAAGACTGGGGGCGTCTCTGGTAGAGTGCAGCGCCCTTCATGATGAGGAACTTCCTCCCGTAGATGCCCTTTACATTGGAGGGGGGTTTCCTGAGACCCATGCCGGGTCTTTAGCTGCTAACGCCGGTTTCCGGAGGTCTCTCCATGAGGCTGTGGAGAGAGGACTTCCCGTTTATGCAGAGTGCGGCGGGCTGATGTATCTGGGGGAAAAGCTGATTGTGGGGGAGAGGACGTTTCCCATGGTGGGGGTTTTCCCTTTGGATTTTGTTCTGGACAGAATACCGCAGGGCCATGGGTACACAATCCTCGAGGTTGATCAGCCCAATCCTTATTTTCCGACAGGAGAAATCCTGCACGGTCATGAATTTCATTACTCTCACATCCTCGATGGGAAGGAGGAGGGGCTTACTTTAGCTCTTAATGTCAGGCGGGGATATGGTATCAATGGAAGAAGGGATGGTCTGTGCTATAAGAATGTCCTAGCCACATATTCTCACCTCCACGCCTCGGGGGCGAAGGGATGGGCCAGGTCCTTATTTGATCATGCCCTTTTTTATAAAGATAGGGAGGATAGGTTGTCTTGGGTAGGGCGATCCACCGTAGTAAACAATGTCCCGGTTGTCACAGGCAATTCGGAAAGGCCGGCTGCTTGTTCTCGCCAGACCCTATAA
- a CDS encoding TusE/DsrC/DsvC family sulfur relay protein, whose product MPQLEIGGKAYEVDEDGFLQELDKWSRDFAQGYAGIEGIEGELTADHWKLIDYIRDYYTQYGIAPMIRKLCKDCGFSLKYIYEMFPSGPAKGACKLAGLSKPTGCV is encoded by the coding sequence ATGCCGCAGTTAGAAATTGGAGGAAAGGCTTACGAGGTTGATGAGGATGGTTTCCTTCAGGAGCTTGATAAATGGAGTAGGGATTTTGCGCAGGGTTACGCCGGCATAGAAGGTATCGAAGGGGAACTTACCGCAGACCATTGGAAGCTTATAGATTACATCAGGGACTACTATACCCAGTATGGCATTGCTCCCATGATCAGAAAGCTGTGTAAGGATTGTGGCTTTAGCCTGAAGTATATATACGAAATGTTTCCTTCAGGGCCGGCAAAAGGCGCCTGTAAACTGGCGGGACTTTCCAAGCCTACAGGGTGCGTATAA
- a CDS encoding OsmC family protein, protein MDLISIKHESGLCFSVSVRGHRFLVDMGEDAGGADQGPSPAEILVASLGSCVGAHIVRYCQTSKIPYEGMELNLTFQIADEGNRKRISNIVGDISLPQDSGPRSSAVLRAGQNCIVRNTLARGPEIDLDI, encoded by the coding sequence ATGGATCTCATTTCTATAAAACATGAAAGTGGGCTCTGTTTTTCGGTCAGTGTTCGTGGTCATCGGTTTCTTGTGGATATGGGAGAAGATGCCGGTGGCGCTGATCAGGGTCCTTCGCCGGCGGAGATTCTCGTGGCATCCCTCGGATCGTGTGTTGGCGCTCACATCGTCAGGTACTGTCAGACATCTAAGATCCCTTACGAGGGAATGGAATTGAATTTGACCTTTCAAATTGCCGATGAGGGAAACAGGAAAAGAATCTCCAATATTGTGGGAGATATTTCTCTCCCCCAGGATTCGGGGCCGCGCTCTTCCGCTGTGTTGAGAGCAGGGCAGAACTGTATTGTCAGAAATACCCTGGCCCGGGGGCCGGAGATTGATCTCGACATTTAA
- a CDS encoding RsbRD N-terminal domain-containing protein, protein MGLKNLLIQKKAVILKRWCDMILETYPPDAAEFFKQEGSRFANPVGYTILREIESLYGELLEGVDADKISPFLDRIIRIRAIQDFSPSEAVAFVYFLKKVIREELAGEIHERRFYEDLLKFDSRIDELALLAFDTYMQCREKIYEIRVDEVRNRVFSLLKRANLICDVSEEASELDTGSHDRRDACPTMGGDFI, encoded by the coding sequence ATGGGGTTGAAGAATCTCCTGATACAGAAAAAAGCCGTCATATTGAAAAGATGGTGCGATATGATCTTAGAGACTTATCCTCCCGATGCGGCAGAGTTTTTCAAGCAGGAAGGTAGCCGCTTTGCCAATCCGGTGGGATATACGATCCTGCGGGAGATAGAGTCCCTCTATGGAGAGCTCCTTGAAGGGGTAGATGCTGATAAAATATCTCCCTTCCTGGACAGAATTATCAGAATCAGGGCAATCCAGGATTTTTCTCCCTCAGAGGCCGTGGCGTTTGTCTACTTTTTAAAGAAGGTGATCAGGGAGGAGTTGGCTGGCGAGATTCACGAAAGACGATTCTATGAGGATCTCCTGAAATTTGATTCCCGGATAGATGAACTTGCCCTTCTTGCTTTCGACACCTATATGCAGTGTCGGGAGAAGATATATGAAATCAGGGTAGATGAAGTGAGAAACAGGGTCTTTAGTTTGCTTAAAAGGGCAAATCTGATATGTGATGTTTCAGAGGAGGCTTCTGAGCTGGACACGGGCAGTCATGACAGGCGAGACGCCTGTCCTACCATGGGTGGTGATTTTATATAA